The following are from one region of the Alkalimarinus sediminis genome:
- a CDS encoding alpha/beta fold hydrolase, which yields MLKKLKQWEYQLSAGFTVRGYHTEVTGKPVIHFLHGNGYCGLVYEAMLEPLSAHFDIFISDVQGHGNSDVGGHFRGWNKNAELCVEVWQHFQQALWPNVPTIAMGHSFGGVLSSLMMSNHPSLFTRGVLLDPVFFNKAMVRIAVLSEPLGLLNFTSLARRAKSRRSEWADRQEAFDYFHHRGMFKGWEDDCLWSYVNHALKETASGIKLKCPPRRESAIFASFPKRLWSSLERLTTPTHIIYGDRSYPFVLSSAKSLQQINSAITAEAVSGRHCFMQENPAQTAKQIHQLLSASNG from the coding sequence ATGCTAAAGAAACTAAAACAGTGGGAGTACCAGCTATCTGCTGGTTTTACCGTTAGGGGTTATCATACTGAGGTAACGGGCAAACCGGTTATTCACTTTCTTCATGGTAATGGATATTGCGGGTTAGTGTATGAAGCGATGCTTGAGCCGCTCTCGGCGCATTTCGATATTTTTATTAGTGATGTACAAGGGCACGGCAACAGCGATGTAGGTGGTCATTTTAGAGGCTGGAATAAAAATGCCGAACTTTGTGTGGAAGTCTGGCAACACTTTCAGCAAGCTCTATGGCCCAATGTTCCGACAATCGCTATGGGCCATAGTTTTGGTGGAGTGTTGTCGTCGTTAATGATGTCTAATCATCCATCGCTTTTTACTCGCGGAGTTCTGCTTGACCCGGTGTTTTTTAATAAGGCGATGGTGAGAATTGCGGTATTGTCTGAGCCATTGGGGCTATTGAACTTTACATCGTTAGCGAGAAGGGCAAAGAGCCGCCGTAGTGAGTGGGCCGATCGGCAAGAGGCGTTTGATTACTTTCATCACAGAGGGATGTTTAAAGGTTGGGAAGATGATTGCTTGTGGTCTTATGTGAATCATGCCCTTAAAGAGACGGCATCTGGAATAAAACTAAAATGTCCACCACGTCGGGAGTCTGCTATTTTTGCGTCGTTCCCTAAGCGATTGTGGTCCTCTCTTGAACGGCTTACCACGCCTACTCATATTATTTATGGCGACCGTAGTTATCCGTTTGTTTTAAGTTCAGCCAAATCATTACAGCAGATCAACAGCGCTATCACCGCAGAAGCTGTATCTGGAAGGCACTGCTTTATGCAAGAGAACCCGGCGCAAACTGCAAAACAGATTCATCAACTATTATCAGCCTCTAATGGTTAA
- a CDS encoding efflux RND transporter permease subunit, which yields MFSLFFIDRPKFAFVISIVITLAGLLSIPLLPIAEFPDVTPPVVNVSTSYPGADAETVRDTIATPIEAELNGVEGAMYMSSNSANDGTYSLNVTFEVGSDPDMAQVRVQNLVQQAIPKLPEETSKQGVNVNKQSTSMTMIVNLFSPEETHDGLFLSNYASLSVTDALARINGVSKVTIMGALDYGMRIWLNPDRMASLNLTVQDILNSVREQNVQVAAGQVGAPPSPSYQQFQYTLRTTGRLTSVEDFENIILIAREDGSSVRLKDVARLELGSQSYASYGKLDNRASTVIAIYQLPEANALDISEAVSAEMEKLKESFPKDIDYGILYDTTKFVDASIKEVAITLFQALILVVLVVYLFLQDVRSTLIPAIAIPVSLIGTFAVLFVTGMSINTVTLFALILAIGVVVDDAIVVIENVQRHMDDGLSPKEATREAMKEVFGPVIATTLVLLAVFVPVALMPGITGQMYAQFAVTISIAVIISSINALTLSPALCATVLKPNPPGGEKKKGRFFTWFEATFSRLTGGYVGWVRILVRRVTLVVALLALILGGTGFLFKTLPTGFIPPEDKGAFMIDIALPDGASLQRTEEVLNQVTDIINTEEGVAHAMTVSGYSILKGAASSNAGLAIVVLDSWDERPTKELHMFSILQRIQAKLYALPDANIFAFPLPAIPGIGATGGFEFVLEDTMGRPPSELAGVMRTLILKANESPEIDRAFSSFRADVPQVFIDVDRVKARNLGIPLNDVFMTMQSLLGSLYINDFNKFGKVYRVMMMADAEYRSDVRDIDRFYVRSQNNEMIPLGTLIETKPILGPEVVTRYNLFASANINGSAAPGYSSGQAIAAMERIAAEELPDGYAFEWTGMTYQELAAGNLAPLLFSLAIIFVYLFLVAQYESWSIPLSVMFAVPIAILGALLAVAAVGMAVNLYTQIGLVLLIGLSTKSAILIVEFAKNLREEEGLSVWDAAIKAAELRFRAVLMTGLSFVLGVIPLVLSTGAGAMSRLSLGFAVLGGMTLSVIVATLLVPAFYVIIQRVRERFKGAEEAKES from the coding sequence ATGTTTAGTTTATTTTTTATTGACCGGCCCAAGTTTGCCTTTGTCATTTCGATTGTTATTACGTTGGCGGGGCTGTTGTCGATTCCCCTGCTACCTATTGCAGAATTCCCTGATGTGACGCCTCCTGTTGTTAATGTATCTACCAGTTACCCTGGTGCAGATGCTGAAACGGTTCGGGATACCATCGCAACGCCTATTGAGGCTGAGCTTAATGGTGTTGAGGGGGCGATGTATATGTCCTCAAACAGTGCCAACGACGGCACCTACTCACTGAATGTTACCTTTGAGGTCGGCTCAGACCCAGATATGGCTCAGGTTCGAGTACAAAACCTGGTTCAGCAAGCTATTCCTAAACTACCCGAAGAAACGTCTAAGCAAGGGGTGAACGTTAATAAGCAGTCAACGTCTATGACGATGATTGTAAACCTGTTTTCGCCAGAAGAAACCCATGATGGCCTGTTTCTTTCGAATTACGCCAGTCTAAGTGTTACTGATGCTCTAGCGCGTATTAATGGCGTGAGTAAAGTGACGATTATGGGGGCGCTAGACTACGGGATGCGAATTTGGCTTAACCCCGACCGAATGGCGAGTTTAAACCTAACTGTACAAGATATATTGAACTCAGTCCGTGAACAGAATGTTCAAGTGGCCGCAGGGCAGGTGGGAGCGCCACCCTCCCCAAGCTATCAACAGTTTCAGTACACGCTCAGAACGACAGGGCGCCTGACCAGTGTTGAAGACTTTGAAAATATTATTCTGATTGCCCGTGAAGACGGCTCGTCGGTTAGGTTAAAAGATGTCGCCAGACTTGAGTTAGGCTCACAAAGTTATGCCTCTTACGGTAAGCTGGATAACCGAGCAAGTACGGTGATTGCGATTTATCAGTTACCCGAAGCGAATGCTCTTGATATTTCTGAGGCTGTTAGCGCAGAAATGGAGAAATTAAAAGAGAGCTTCCCAAAAGATATAGACTATGGGATTCTTTACGACACTACCAAGTTTGTTGATGCTTCGATCAAAGAGGTGGCGATAACGCTGTTTCAGGCTCTAATACTAGTGGTATTGGTTGTATACCTGTTTTTACAAGATGTTCGGTCAACACTCATCCCTGCGATTGCAATTCCTGTCTCTTTAATAGGTACGTTTGCGGTGCTTTTTGTTACTGGGATGAGTATTAATACAGTGACATTATTTGCATTGATTCTCGCTATTGGGGTGGTCGTCGATGATGCCATTGTGGTGATCGAAAATGTGCAACGGCACATGGATGATGGTTTATCACCTAAAGAAGCCACTCGAGAAGCGATGAAAGAAGTGTTTGGTCCGGTTATCGCAACGACTCTCGTGCTGCTCGCAGTGTTTGTGCCAGTAGCCTTAATGCCGGGTATTACCGGTCAGATGTATGCACAATTTGCCGTAACCATATCGATAGCGGTAATAATCTCATCTATTAATGCTCTAACTCTAAGTCCTGCTCTTTGTGCCACAGTACTTAAACCAAACCCGCCGGGTGGCGAAAAGAAAAAAGGGCGCTTTTTCACTTGGTTTGAAGCAACATTCTCGCGCTTAACCGGGGGTTATGTCGGGTGGGTTCGTATTCTCGTTAGAAGAGTTACTCTTGTCGTCGCTTTGTTAGCGCTAATACTAGGAGGTACTGGGTTTCTATTTAAAACACTGCCCACAGGGTTTATTCCTCCCGAAGACAAAGGCGCATTTATGATCGATATCGCGCTACCAGACGGCGCCTCTCTTCAGCGAACTGAAGAAGTGCTCAACCAGGTAACAGATATTATTAATACTGAAGAGGGCGTCGCACATGCGATGACCGTAAGCGGGTACAGCATATTGAAAGGCGCGGCTTCATCAAATGCTGGCTTGGCTATCGTAGTGTTAGATTCTTGGGATGAGCGACCCACCAAAGAGCTTCATATGTTCAGTATTTTGCAGAGAATTCAGGCAAAGCTATATGCGCTCCCTGATGCAAACATCTTTGCGTTTCCCTTGCCTGCTATTCCGGGAATAGGTGCAACAGGTGGGTTTGAATTCGTACTGGAAGATACCATGGGTAGACCGCCCTCTGAATTGGCAGGAGTGATGCGCACGCTCATTCTAAAAGCAAACGAGTCGCCTGAGATTGACAGGGCATTTAGCTCATTTAGAGCCGATGTTCCGCAAGTCTTTATTGATGTTGATCGCGTTAAGGCTCGTAACCTGGGCATTCCGTTAAACGACGTATTTATGACGATGCAGTCGTTGTTGGGCTCGCTCTATATCAATGATTTTAATAAATTTGGTAAAGTTTATCGTGTCATGATGATGGCTGACGCTGAGTATCGTAGCGATGTTAGAGACATTGACCGCTTCTATGTAAGAAGCCAAAACAACGAAATGATACCTCTCGGTACATTGATTGAAACTAAGCCAATTCTGGGCCCTGAAGTAGTGACTCGTTATAATCTTTTTGCTTCGGCTAACATTAATGGCAGTGCAGCCCCCGGGTATAGTTCCGGCCAAGCGATAGCGGCAATGGAGCGCATAGCGGCAGAAGAGTTACCCGATGGTTACGCTTTTGAATGGACTGGAATGACCTATCAAGAGCTAGCTGCAGGAAATCTCGCGCCATTACTATTTTCGTTAGCCATTATCTTCGTATATCTATTTTTGGTGGCTCAGTATGAAAGTTGGTCGATCCCACTGAGTGTTATGTTTGCAGTCCCTATTGCAATATTAGGCGCATTATTGGCTGTAGCTGCTGTAGGAATGGCCGTTAACTTATATACCCAAATAGGGTTGGTGCTGTTAATTGGCCTCTCGACCAAGAGCGCCATTCTCATCGTTGAATTTGCCAAGAACCTGCGGGAAGAAGAGGGGTTATCGGTCTGGGATGCAGCCATAAAAGCGGCTGAATTACGATTCCGAGCGGTATTGATGACAGGACTCTCGTTTGTATTGGGGGTTATCCCGCTAGTACTCTCCACCGGCGCAGGTGCAATGAGCCGTTTATCGCTAGGTTTTGCGGTACTAGGTGGTATGACCCTCTCCGTAATCGTTGCGACGCTTTTGGTGCCGGCATTTTATGTGATTATTCAGCGAGTTCGTGAACGCTTTAAGGGCGCAGAAGAGGCTAAGGAAAGCTAG
- a CDS encoding efflux RND transporter periplasmic adaptor subunit, whose product MILKTILDMDSNMIKTVRNCLWVASLATVGLIVSGCGDNSANKQSSADAPLPSVVVSTVSSLSISPTRRFIGRTEAVEDVQIKARVSGYLLSMDFVEGQNVKQGDVLFEIDPKPYQAEVSRLSAEVNRQQASLTNAKRNYRRGNELIEKGFISAMEMDDLTSKRDQAKAALQSSEAALEAAKLNLSYTKILAPISGRIGRKSLSIGDLVSPESGVLVTIVTVDPMYVTFDISEKLVATASGQKNSLSEATKALPIPSIELPNGEMYDQQGQFDFVDNRVDPATGTVKVRAVFPNDKGMLIPGQYVTAVVSASEVMDAILIPQAAVSEDQQGHFVMVIDDQDTVQVRRVEMGDRVEVNWVVDNGLTVGERLIVEGLQKVRTGQKVNPVEQTVKAFDETNSKLP is encoded by the coding sequence ATGATTTTGAAAACTATTCTTGATATGGACAGCAATATGATTAAAACAGTGCGTAATTGTTTGTGGGTAGCCTCTTTAGCGACAGTTGGCTTAATAGTGAGTGGATGTGGGGATAACTCTGCAAACAAGCAATCTTCTGCAGACGCACCATTACCTTCAGTGGTTGTATCAACAGTTAGCAGTTTGTCTATAAGCCCAACAAGACGTTTCATTGGGCGAACTGAGGCGGTGGAGGATGTGCAAATAAAAGCACGTGTGAGTGGTTACCTACTGTCTATGGATTTTGTTGAAGGGCAAAATGTCAAGCAGGGCGATGTGCTGTTTGAGATTGACCCTAAACCTTATCAGGCTGAAGTATCACGTCTCTCTGCTGAAGTTAATCGGCAACAAGCTAGCTTGACCAATGCTAAGCGAAATTATCGCAGAGGAAACGAACTCATCGAAAAAGGGTTCATTAGTGCGATGGAAATGGATGATCTTACTTCGAAGCGCGATCAAGCAAAAGCCGCTCTTCAATCAAGTGAAGCAGCCCTAGAAGCGGCGAAACTTAACCTCTCTTACACTAAAATTCTGGCACCCATATCAGGACGGATTGGGCGGAAGTCTTTGAGTATTGGTGACTTGGTGAGCCCTGAATCAGGCGTTTTGGTGACGATAGTCACGGTTGACCCCATGTATGTCACATTTGATATTTCAGAAAAACTTGTAGCGACGGCTAGCGGGCAAAAAAACTCATTATCAGAAGCGACGAAAGCGTTACCTATACCCAGTATCGAATTACCTAATGGTGAAATGTATGACCAACAGGGGCAGTTTGATTTTGTCGATAATCGAGTTGACCCAGCAACGGGCACTGTAAAAGTAAGGGCTGTTTTTCCTAATGATAAAGGTATGCTAATACCTGGACAATATGTAACCGCTGTCGTAAGTGCTAGTGAAGTGATGGATGCTATTCTTATTCCTCAGGCAGCCGTTTCTGAAGATCAGCAAGGCCATTTTGTAATGGTCATTGACGACCAAGATACCGTTCAGGTTCGTAGAGTTGAGATGGGCGATAGAGTTGAAGTTAATTGGGTGGTAGATAACGGCCTGACGGTAGGTGAGCGATTAATAGTAGAAGGTCTTCAAAAAGTAAGAACCGGGCAGAAGGTTAACCCTGTAGAGCAAACGGTTAAAGCGTTCGACGAAACCAATAGCAAATTGCCTTAG
- a CDS encoding ABC transporter permease, which yields MQRNILKISSKLLRNEFRQRELKILFLATVISIATVSLISLLGDHLQKLILHSSSQFIAADRQLKSPREVPEGWLQHADEMNIKTAHTLSFASMLFAGEQMQLVGVKAVSEGYPLKGSLETSEQPFSQAVVTQDIPVPGTVWLNPRLFSLMAINRGDTVSIGDKDFIVARVINREPDVGFGMSAVAPRAMINMQDVDATGVVQPGSRLRWTYLFAGSDTALTAMDEWLKPKLSSTHRWEGVKEGRPAIATSIEKAETYLLLGGSLAVLLACVAIGMSSRQYSMKQVNSVALLKTLGLNGTQVVNIFALQIVLVFVVAGCVGTLLGVMGYGLGVSSLESLFPELSYTHNWYELKISTLLVGWLTGAVVMLTFALPPIIKLKLIPPMKVLRKEATGSSRFDWMIGGLGCAGIVSLLYLYSQDWQLVGILLAAFLVLSGLLLIVAYFLLKTISVIGTGASNYWRLGLASIVRRRWQTVFQIQVFSLALLLLAVIYLTRTSLLGDWQAQLPENAPNHFLINISQEQVADVEKHFEQKDVKTSGLYPMVRGRLTHINEVPVKQAVSKEKDVNALNRELNLTWSNQLPEDNKVEKGSWWHESNEQESNRVSIESRLAETLEVVVGDQLTFTIGDQPIEVEVQSIRSVEWDSMRPNFYMIFPEGVLDQFSATFITSVYLLPEQKELLNSLSRQYPTITILEMDQLIEKVRSIITQVSTVIELIMYLILAASILVVVALINISMGERYREGALLRTLGANSKLVLGSQFVEFAMVGGLSGLVAVIGAEFVVWAIQHQLFKSDFVAHMSVWLWLPLMSGLAIGFIGYYLVRKVTQSSPLAILRQELS from the coding sequence ATGCAGCGAAATATTTTAAAAATCAGTAGTAAGCTATTACGCAATGAGTTTCGTCAACGTGAGCTGAAGATCTTGTTTTTAGCGACGGTGATTTCAATCGCCACAGTGTCCTTGATCTCATTGCTGGGCGACCACCTGCAAAAGCTAATTCTTCACTCTTCTAGTCAGTTTATTGCCGCAGACCGTCAATTGAAAAGTCCCCGCGAAGTTCCGGAAGGCTGGTTGCAGCATGCCGATGAGATGAATATTAAAACCGCCCATACCTTAAGTTTTGCCTCAATGTTATTTGCAGGCGAGCAGATGCAGCTGGTTGGTGTAAAGGCCGTTTCTGAAGGTTACCCCTTAAAAGGTTCATTAGAGACCTCTGAGCAGCCTTTCTCGCAGGCAGTCGTGACTCAGGATATTCCGGTGCCGGGTACGGTTTGGCTAAACCCTAGGCTATTTTCATTGATGGCTATTAATAGAGGCGATACGGTTTCTATTGGCGATAAAGATTTTATAGTGGCTCGCGTTATTAACCGAGAGCCTGATGTGGGATTCGGCATGTCGGCGGTTGCGCCAAGAGCTATGATCAACATGCAAGATGTTGACGCAACAGGTGTGGTTCAACCGGGTAGCCGCTTGAGGTGGACCTACCTCTTTGCTGGCAGTGATACTGCTTTAACGGCGATGGATGAGTGGTTAAAGCCAAAACTTAGCAGTACCCATCGTTGGGAGGGGGTTAAAGAGGGTAGGCCTGCGATCGCGACATCAATCGAAAAAGCTGAAACGTATTTACTGCTGGGTGGCAGTTTAGCGGTGCTGTTGGCTTGTGTTGCTATCGGTATGTCTTCTCGCCAGTATTCGATGAAGCAGGTGAACTCTGTTGCGCTATTAAAGACACTAGGGCTCAACGGCACACAAGTGGTTAATATCTTTGCGCTTCAGATTGTGTTGGTGTTTGTTGTGGCGGGTTGTGTTGGCACTCTTTTAGGTGTGATGGGCTATGGGCTTGGTGTCAGCAGTCTTGAATCGTTGTTCCCGGAACTCAGTTACACCCATAACTGGTATGAGCTAAAAATAAGCACCCTTCTGGTCGGTTGGTTGACGGGGGCGGTTGTTATGCTGACATTTGCGCTTCCTCCCATTATCAAGTTAAAGCTTATTCCGCCAATGAAGGTGTTGCGCAAAGAAGCAACAGGCTCAAGTCGCTTCGACTGGATGATAGGTGGGTTAGGTTGTGCCGGTATCGTTTCGTTGCTTTATCTATATAGTCAGGATTGGCAGTTAGTGGGTATCTTGTTGGCGGCATTTTTGGTGCTGTCTGGTCTACTGTTAATAGTGGCTTATTTTTTACTGAAAACTATTAGTGTGATTGGCACGGGGGCGAGTAATTACTGGCGGCTGGGCCTTGCATCTATTGTTAGACGTCGCTGGCAGACAGTCTTTCAAATCCAGGTGTTTTCGTTAGCTTTGTTGTTGTTAGCGGTTATCTATCTCACTCGAACATCCCTGTTGGGAGACTGGCAGGCACAGCTGCCGGAAAACGCGCCCAATCACTTTCTAATCAATATCAGTCAGGAGCAAGTCGCAGACGTTGAGAAACATTTTGAACAAAAGGATGTAAAAACCAGCGGTTTGTACCCTATGGTTAGAGGCCGATTGACTCATATAAACGAGGTACCCGTCAAACAGGCGGTAAGCAAAGAAAAAGATGTTAATGCGCTCAACCGAGAGTTGAACCTTACTTGGAGTAACCAACTACCAGAAGACAATAAGGTCGAGAAGGGCAGTTGGTGGCATGAGTCGAATGAGCAAGAGTCCAATCGAGTCTCTATAGAGTCTCGTTTAGCAGAGACGCTAGAGGTGGTGGTAGGAGACCAACTTACCTTCACTATTGGTGATCAACCAATTGAGGTAGAAGTTCAGAGTATCCGCTCAGTGGAGTGGGATAGTATGCGTCCCAATTTTTATATGATATTTCCAGAGGGAGTGCTCGATCAGTTTTCTGCGACCTTTATTACCAGTGTTTACCTGCTGCCGGAGCAAAAAGAGCTACTCAACAGCCTGTCGCGGCAATACCCCACCATTACCATTCTTGAAATGGACCAATTGATAGAGAAGGTCAGGTCCATTATTACCCAGGTATCGACGGTGATTGAGCTGATTATGTACTTGATACTTGCTGCATCAATTCTAGTGGTAGTGGCACTGATCAACATCTCGATGGGCGAGCGCTATCGAGAAGGTGCACTATTAAGAACCTTGGGGGCGAATTCAAAACTGGTGCTTGGCAGTCAGTTTGTGGAGTTTGCGATGGTAGGCGGATTGTCGGGTTTAGTTGCAGTTATAGGCGCTGAATTTGTAGTGTGGGCCATCCAACATCAGTTATTTAAGTCGGACTTTGTTGCTCATATGAGTGTTTGGTTATGGTTGCCCTTAATGAGCGGTTTGGCGATAGGCTTTATTGGATACTACCTTGTGAGAAAAGTGACTCAATCCTCACCGCTGGCGATTTTGAGACAAGAACTAAGCTGA
- a CDS encoding ABC transporter ATP-binding protein has protein sequence MLSDETLEILSGIDLEIKKGDSLAIVGRSGSGKTTLLGLLAGLDTASDGSIFILDRDLSNMGEEDRAALRAQHVGFIFQSFQLLSSLTALENVMLPLELRGDKNAKQEAEEFLQRVGLGERVGHFPHQLSGGEQQRVAIARAFACKPSILFADEPTGNLDTATGQNIIDLLFELNRSEATTLIMVTHDDSLAARCNSTLRLESGRVSA, from the coding sequence ATGTTATCGGATGAAACTCTCGAGATATTGAGTGGTATTGATCTAGAAATCAAGAAGGGCGACTCATTAGCGATCGTTGGACGGTCAGGTTCAGGTAAAACAACCCTGCTTGGGTTACTTGCTGGGCTTGATACGGCTTCAGATGGCTCTATTTTTATTCTCGATCGCGACCTTTCGAATATGGGGGAGGAAGATCGAGCTGCGCTTAGGGCTCAACATGTAGGGTTTATTTTTCAGTCTTTCCAGTTGTTGTCTTCGTTAACGGCTTTGGAAAATGTGATGTTACCACTTGAGTTGCGCGGTGATAAAAATGCTAAGCAAGAGGCTGAAGAGTTTCTTCAGCGGGTTGGCTTAGGTGAGCGAGTTGGTCATTTTCCGCACCAGTTATCAGGAGGAGAGCAGCAGCGTGTAGCGATTGCGAGAGCATTTGCCTGTAAGCCTTCAATACTCTTCGCAGATGAACCTACCGGTAATTTAGATACCGCCACTGGCCAGAATATTATTGATCTATTATTCGAACTGAATCGTTCAGAGGCCACGACACTGATTATGGTCACTCACGATGATTCGTTAGCCGCTCGTTGCAATTCAACGTTGCGTCTAGAGAGTGGCAGAGTTTCGGCATGA
- a CDS encoding arylesterase yields the protein MQRSNKRFNLKLIGTVSNRQWITKLLCLILLLPALSFAKNDSNTIVILGDSISAAYGVPTESGWVALLETKLKQKSKHYTVVNASISGETTEGGVKRLSEILDRHNPAILIIELGGNDGLRGFPLSHIKTNLQTMIDQAKSNNVMPILVSMRIPPNYGRRYTNGFYDLFEQAADKNDIALVPFLLEDIALKPELMQEDGIHPTALAQPIMLDRIWKTLAPLL from the coding sequence ATGCAACGCTCTAATAAACGTTTCAACCTTAAGTTAATAGGTACGGTTTCAAATAGACAATGGATCACCAAGCTACTCTGCTTAATTCTATTGTTACCCGCGCTATCATTTGCTAAAAATGACAGTAATACGATTGTCATTTTAGGTGACAGTATAAGTGCTGCCTACGGTGTCCCCACCGAAAGCGGCTGGGTCGCACTGTTAGAAACAAAGCTTAAACAAAAAAGCAAACACTATACGGTTGTCAACGCCAGTATCAGCGGAGAGACAACCGAGGGCGGAGTAAAACGCCTGTCAGAGATTCTTGATCGCCACAACCCTGCCATTCTCATCATTGAGCTTGGTGGCAATGATGGCCTTCGTGGCTTTCCACTCAGTCATATCAAGACTAATTTGCAGACTATGATAGACCAAGCAAAGTCTAACAACGTGATGCCAATTCTTGTATCGATGAGAATCCCTCCAAACTATGGACGGCGATACACCAACGGCTTTTATGACCTATTCGAACAAGCCGCAGATAAGAATGACATAGCACTTGTTCCTTTCTTGCTTGAAGATATCGCGTTAAAGCCAGAGCTTATGCAAGAAGATGGCATACACCCCACTGCATTAGCGCAACCTATTATGCTCGATCGCATATGGAAGACGCTAGCGCCATTATTATGA
- a CDS encoding YheT family hydrolase, with the protein MSIERFFLMEYRAPYFFRNGHIQSIYPSLFRKLDDRFMVRERINIEDGDFLDLDWCRNGSRRLVVISHGLEGHSRRPYILGMAKAVVDNGWDALAWNFRSCGGSMNRHLRFYHSGATEDLHRVVNFAVESGDYDEVALIGFSMGGNLSLVYLGDSQTAPNPKVKKSVVYSVPCDLSASAEQLAQPQNRIYMSRFLKDLKAKMLAKEKLFPDLLDLTGYEEIKNFRQFDDRYTAPIHGFRNADHYWEHCSSRRYIRNIQVPTLIVNAKDDPFLASACYPHDEVDKNPKVRLETPETGGHVGFVSFNKNNLYWSERRAVAFLEDS; encoded by the coding sequence TTGAGTATAGAGAGATTCTTTTTAATGGAGTACAGAGCCCCTTATTTTTTCAGAAACGGCCACATTCAGAGTATCTACCCGTCACTTTTCCGTAAGCTGGATGACCGGTTTATGGTTCGTGAACGGATCAACATCGAAGATGGGGACTTTTTAGACTTAGATTGGTGTCGCAATGGATCCCGGCGTCTGGTTGTTATCAGTCATGGCCTCGAAGGTCATAGTCGCCGACCCTACATATTGGGAATGGCAAAAGCCGTGGTTGATAATGGTTGGGATGCGCTTGCCTGGAACTTCCGGTCGTGCGGTGGCTCAATGAACCGCCATCTTCGCTTTTATCACAGTGGGGCTACAGAAGATCTGCATCGAGTTGTTAATTTTGCAGTTGAGTCGGGTGATTATGATGAAGTCGCTTTGATTGGTTTCAGTATGGGGGGCAACTTGTCTCTTGTTTATTTAGGAGACTCACAAACTGCACCTAACCCAAAAGTTAAAAAATCAGTAGTTTACTCTGTTCCTTGTGATTTGAGCGCGAGTGCTGAACAACTCGCACAACCTCAAAACCGTATCTATATGTCACGCTTTTTAAAAGACCTTAAGGCTAAGATGTTAGCGAAAGAGAAGCTATTCCCTGACTTGCTGGACCTGACGGGTTATGAGGAGATTAAAAACTTTCGCCAGTTTGATGATAGATATACCGCGCCTATTCATGGCTTTAGAAATGCAGATCACTACTGGGAGCATTGCAGTAGTCGTCGCTATATCCGTAACATTCAGGTGCCGACGCTAATCGTAAATGCTAAAGATGACCCATTTTTGGCTAGTGCCTGTTACCCTCACGATGAAGTGGATAAGAATCCAAAAGTTCGCCTTGAGACACCAGAAACCGGTGGCCATGTTGGTTTTGTCAGCTTTAACAAAAACAATCTATATTGGTCTGAGCGTCGAGCTGTTGCCTTTCTTGAAGATAGTTGA
- a CDS encoding universal stress protein, with translation MNVAKILVVIDPKKESDLILTRAARLARSCEASLELYVAAYSTALEGSYWFDKEGLEKAHRGYLQGKRAWLNGVIGALQSEGVAVEGFVEWSKPLHRAVLERAEHMHADLIMIQAEHHSVMARALFTNSDWHLIRESQIPLWFVHEREWGDHLSVAAAVDPLHAHSKAEGLDDQLLQTAHGLACQLPGELHVIHAYEPIPAGVIAEFDAIVANYEFYREEVRNRHREGLDALLKKSVEPSTIVHFEEGTPERVLPQIVNEENIDMIVMGAMSRNGLDKLFIGNTAERVLDHLRCDILILKSQDPN, from the coding sequence GTGAATGTTGCAAAGATACTGGTGGTAATTGACCCTAAGAAAGAGAGTGACCTGATCTTAACTCGAGCGGCTAGGCTTGCGCGAAGCTGTGAGGCATCGTTGGAGTTATATGTAGCAGCCTATAGTACAGCACTAGAGGGTAGTTATTGGTTCGATAAAGAGGGGCTAGAAAAAGCACATAGAGGGTATCTGCAAGGAAAGCGAGCCTGGTTGAATGGTGTTATTGGAGCTTTGCAGTCTGAGGGAGTTGCGGTTGAGGGTTTTGTAGAGTGGTCTAAACCTCTGCATAGAGCGGTGTTGGAGCGTGCTGAGCATATGCATGCAGATTTAATTATGATTCAGGCAGAGCACCATTCGGTAATGGCGAGGGCCTTATTTACCAACTCAGATTGGCACCTGATAAGAGAAAGCCAAATCCCCCTTTGGTTTGTTCATGAGCGTGAATGGGGTGATCATTTGAGCGTGGCTGCCGCTGTAGACCCGCTCCATGCTCACTCCAAGGCTGAGGGGTTAGATGATCAGCTACTGCAGACTGCTCACGGTTTGGCTTGTCAATTGCCAGGAGAACTTCATGTTATTCACGCTTATGAGCCTATACCCGCCGGTGTTATTGCGGAATTTGATGCAATAGTAGCCAATTATGAGTTCTATCGTGAAGAAGTCAGAAATCGACACAGAGAGGGTTTGGATGCATTATTAAAAAAGAGTGTAGAACCGTCCACGATAGTTCACTTTGAAGAGGGCACACCTGAGAGGGTTCTCCCCCAAATTGTTAATGAAGAGAATATAGATATGATTGTGATGGGGGCTATGTCTCGAAACGGCTTAGATAAACTTTTTATTGGAAATACGGCCGAGCGAGTATTAGATCATCTAAGGTGTGATATCTTGATTCTTAAGTCGCAAGACCCTAATTAG